In one Colletotrichum destructivum chromosome 2, complete sequence genomic region, the following are encoded:
- a CDS encoding Putative major facilitator superfamily, MFS transporter superfamily, which produces MAMAPAAAAPAPKRAPVLFAYRSSVAFIIITVAFAVFTDVFLYGVIVPVVPFALESRVDIAGGQVQFWVSILLAVYGAALLVSSPIWGYLADRISSRRMPMVAGLLLLGGATALLCAGTSIPLLVVGRLLQGASAALVWTVGLALIVDATSSENMGKAMGWVGMAMSAGILSSPMLGGLVYSAGGYYAVFAMCFGLIAVDTAMRLMAIDVKTARAWLEEAPTPADGGIALDDERRHADDGQSRTAEPTLRGGKATSRRKPAFLTLLRSPRLLAALWGTLVHGIVTTSFDSTLPLFVSETFDWDSVGAGLIFLPLVTPSLLGPLVGAACDRWGARPLSSVGFLVATPFLICLRFVGSDGLSQKAILCVLLVGVGVSMALVLGPLMAEITWVVEDVMPTSAQSSYAQAYGLYNMAFSGGALLGPIIGGMIRDAAGWGTVGWTLGLVTFVTSVTQVVWIGGPLIRHRTSDEAGTES; this is translated from the exons ATGGCTAtggcccccgccgccgctgctccCGCTCCGAAACGAGCTCCCGTTTTGTTCGCGTACCGCAGCTCCGTAGCCTTTATCATCATCACGGTCGCGTTTGCCGTCTTCACA GATGTTTTCCTCTacggcgtcatcgtcccaGTCGTTCCTTTTGCCCTTGAATCCCGCGTTGACATCGCTGGAGGCCAAG TGCAGTTCTGGGTCTCGATTCTCCTCGCAGTTTATGGAGCCGCACTCCTCGTCTCCTCCC CAATATGGGGCTACCTCGCCGACCGCATCTCCTCCCGCCGCATGCCCATGGTCGCCGGTCTCTTGCTCCTGGGCGGAGCGACCGCACTCCTGTGCGCGGGGACCAGCATCCCcctccttgtcgtcggccgGCTACTGCAGGGCGCGTCCGCCGCCCTGGTCTGGAcggtcggcctcgccctcatcgtcgacgccaccAGCAGCGAGAACATGGGCAAAGCCATGGGGTGGGTGGGCATGGCCATGAGCGCGGGCATCCTCTCGTCGCCGATGCTGGGGGGTCTCGTGTACAGCGCCGGCGGCTActacgccgtcttcgccatgTGCTTCGGCCTGATCGCGGTCGATACGGCCATGAGGCTGATGGCCATCGACGTCAAGACGGCCCGGGCCTGGCTCGAAGAGGCTCCGACGCCTGCCGATGGCGGCATcgccctggacgacgagcggcgccatgccgatgacggcCAGAGTCGGACGGCCGAGCCGACGCTGCGAGGAGGTAAGGCGACGAGCCGCAGAAAACCTGCCTTCTTGACATTGCTCCGGAGCccgcgcctcctcgccgcgctcTGGGGCACCCTCGTCCACGGCATCGTCACTACATCCTTCGACAGCACCCTGCCCCTGTTCGTCTCCGAGACGTTCGACTGGGACTCTGTCGGTGCTGGCCTGATTTTCCTGCCGCTAGTCACCCCTTCGCTACTCGGACCCCTGGTCGGCGCCGCTTGCGACCGCTGGGGTGCCAGACCGCTGTCGAGCGTCGGGTTTCTCGTCGCGACGCCCTTCCTGATCTGCCTCCGCTTCGTGGGCAGCGATGGCCTATCGCAAAAGGCCATCCTGTGCGTCCTGCTCGTCGGGGTGGGCGTCTCCATGGCCTTGGTGCTCGGCCCCCTGATGGCTGAAATCACttgggtcgtcgaggacgtcatGCCCACTTCGGCACAGAGCTCCTACGCGCAGGCGTACGGGCTGTACAACATGGCCTTCTCGGGAGGCGCCCTGCTGGGGCCTATCATCGGCGGCATGATCCGTGATGCTGCTGGTTGGGGCACTGTTGGTTGGACTTTGGGCCTGGTGACGTTTGTAACATCCGTCACGCAGGTCGTCTGGATCGGTGGCCCTCTTATCAGGCACAGAACGAGCGACGAAGCCGGGACTGAGTCTTGA
- a CDS encoding Putative NAD(P)-binding domain superfamily, with the protein MMTQASVRFLFNSSPLFNFSSLWAAALGVALFLLFANTPFHSLPPDIFGKLMMNARSRSKPADGVLEGAEEHNPSSTTNPVPVRFLIVGLGPFAKRSYVPRLLSLTAARRAALVAAVDVEDNRRDLEQYRRATCPDAELVFVPHFTNEMPGDVSSMLTRLVERLQVSCVIISTEPLAHCAYGLWALGLGLNIVMDKPVSTRHSAVSSLDQATGIAQDFDKLVQSYHSLQLRKSTCFLINSHRRYHAGFQRATQLVRRVSEDTGCPVTSIYTLHCDGQWRFPSEIVQQDYHTYNRGYGKVSHSGYHSIDCVYLFMRAGMGDKKRPDRVEVVSSFVQPAGFFFQLNEDDYKNLFGEQAYDAASAFTTKELLCRTKDFGEIDASIQLTFYNDNEPVSLVHLDLQHTGFGRRTWLEPGKDLYKGNGRVRHEMHEIKSGPFQSVVIESRQSSDRHDVVRQNHAELGGNGHFDLKLFQNSGMLGHRDPLRVSRLDELVRDKTGDSVHGNDYSRSVKYAALDEALEFMEGKKSVRDLISNLPDHHVPAYLMSAMYASHIRRKHGLNPVVSLDLSFDKGK; encoded by the coding sequence ATGATGACCCAAGCCTCGGTTCGTTTTTTGTTCAACTCCAGTCCTTTGTTCAACTTCAGTTCTTTGTGGGCGGCTGCTCTCGGCGTCGcgttgtttcttctttttgccAACACACCGTTCCATTCCCTGCCTCCAGACATATTTGGGAAGCTGATGATGAACGCTCGGTCGCGTTCTAAACCCGCCGACGGTGTCTTGGAGGGAGCGGAGGAACACAACCCATCGTCCACCACAAACCCCGTTCCCGTCAGGTTTCTCATCGTCGGGCTCGGCCCCTTTGCAAAGAGAAGCTATGTCCCGCGTCTGCTGAGCCTCACGGCTGCCAGGCGAGCGGCCCTGGTCGCGGCGGTCGACGTGGAAGATAACCGCCGTGATCTCGAACAGTACCGAAGAGCGACTTGTCccgacgccgagcttgtGTTCGTTCCGCACTTCACAAACGAGATGCCGGGGGATGTCAGTTCGATGCTGACCCGGCTCGTCGAGCGGCTGCAGGTGTCGTGTGTCATCATCAGCACCGAACCGCTGGCCCACTGCGCCTATGGGCTCTGGGCGCTGGGGTTGGGGCTGAACATCGTCATGGACAAGCCGGTTTCCACCCGTCACTCGGCGGTATCGAGCCTCGACCAGGCAACCGGGATCGCTCAGGACTTTGACAAGCTTGTGCAGTCGTACCACAGCCTCCAGCTTCGGAAGAGCACGTGCTTCTTGATCAACAGCCATCGCCGATACCACGCCGGGTTCCAAAGGGCGACCCAACTAGTGCGACGCGTATCCGAGGACACCGGATGCCCCGTCACGAGTATTTACACTCTCCACTGCGACGGGCAGTGGCGATTCCCCTCGGAGATCGTCCAGCAAGACTACCACACCTACAACAGGGGCTATGGCAAGGTGTCCCACAGCGGCTACCATTCCATCGACTGCGTCTATCTCTTCATGAGGGCGGGCATGGGCGACAAGAAACGCCCCGACagggtcgaggtcgtcagcagCTTCGTACAGCCCGCCGGGTTCTTCTTCCAGTTGAACGAAGACGACTACAAGAACCTGTTCGGGGAGCAGGCATACGacgcggcgtcggcattCACGACCAAGGAGCTCCTCTGCAGGACCAAGGACTTTGGCGAGATTGACGCCTCGATCCAGCTGACCTTCTACAACGACAACGAGCCGGTTTCgctcgtccacctcgaccTGCAGCACACCGGGTTCGGTCGCAGGACCTGGCTGGAGCCGGGGAAGGACCTGTACAAGGGAAACGGGAGGGTCCGGCACGAGATGCACGAGATCAAGTCGGGTCCCTTCCAGTCCGTCGTCATCGAGTCCCGCCAGTCCAGCGACAGgcacgacgtcgtccgccaGAACCACgcggagctcggcggcaacgggCACTTTGACCTCAAGCTCTTCCAGAACTCGGGCATGCTTGGCCACCGGGACCCCTTGCGCGTGTCGAGGCTGGACGAGCTCGTCAGGGACAAGACGGGCGACTCTGTCCACGGCAACGACTACTCACGCTCTGTGAAATACGCagccctcgacgaagccTTGGAGTTCATGGAGGGAAAGAAGTCGGTCCGGGATCTGATATCGAACCTGCCGGATCATCACGTCCCCGCCTACCTCATGAGTGCAATGTACGCATCCCACATTCGGCGAAAACACGGCCTCAACCCCGTTGTCTCATTAGACCTGAGTTTTGACAAAGGCAAGTAG
- a CDS encoding Putative methyltransferase type 11, S-adenosyl-L-methionine-dependent methyltransferase superfamily, which translates to MAPAASSNRRDNGAEALGSKYSTLNQSFWNERAPAHATSPEYALDRFVSEPTYLSSIVEFDRPLLGDVSGLDCVHLQCHIGTDTLSLARLGARSVTGLDVSDESIRQARLLAQKALESGGRELRFVQADVYSALGALGPGSYDMVFTGIGALCWLPSISRWAEVVSGLLRPGGRLFLREAHPVLWTLDEGDAGGLSLKHPYFESAEPVLRDHYDSYVETDADGGFENVITGEFNHGLGEIVQALLDAGMRITGLKEHDSLPWKHLSAHMKRHENGEWILTEKPERLPHSYTLQAWKPA; encoded by the exons ATGGCTCCGGCTGCCAGTTCCAACCGCAGAGACAACGGTGCGGAGGCCCTCGGGTCAAAGTACAGCACGTTAAACCAGAGTTTCTGGAACGAACGGGCGCCAGCG CATGCCACATCGCCCGAATACGCCCTCGACCGCTTCGTGTCGGAGCCCACGTACCTCAGCAGCATCGTCGAGTTCGACCGGCCCTTGCTCGGCGACGTCTCCGGACTCGACTGCGTCCACCTCCAGTGCCACATCGGAACCGACACCCTATCCCTCGCCCGGCTCGGCGCCCGTTCCGTGACAGGGCTCGACGTCTCCGACGAGAGCATCCGCCAGGCGCGCCTGCTGGCGCAGAAGGCGCTGGAGAGCGGGGGGCGGGAGCTGCGTTTCGTGCAGGCGGACGTGTACTCGGCGCTCGGCGCCTTGGGCCCGGGAAGCTACGACATGGTGTTCACTGGCATTGGGGCCCTCTGCTGGCTCCCGTCCATCTCCAGATGGGCCGAGGTGGTGTCCGGGCTCCTGAGGCCCGGCGGCCGGCTGTTCCTCCGCGAAGCTCACCCAGTGCTCTGGAccctggacgagggcgacgccgggGGCCTGAGCCTCAAGCACCCGTACTTTGAGAGCGCCGAGCCCGTCCTCCGCGACCATTATGACAGCTACGTGGAGACGGACGCTGACGGCGGGTTCGAGAACGTCATCACGGGCGAGTTTAACCACGGCCTGGGCGAGATCGTCCAGGCTCTGCTGGACGCCGGGATGCGGATCACGGGCCTGAAGGAGCACGACAGCCTCCCCTGGAAGCACTTGTCAGCACACATGAAGAGGCACGAGAACGGGGAATGGATCTTGACTGAGAAGCCAGAGAGGTTGCCGCACTCGTACACTTTGCAGGCCTGGAAACCTGCGTGA